From one Plasmodium relictum strain SGS1 genome assembly, contig: PRELSG_99_v1_24, whole genome shotgun sequence genomic stretch:
- a CDS encoding fam-h protein — protein MKSNTISNISVYPECNAYIAKGFITTDMSTLKIYNKKEKKNISNFSIKFFIFAFLIWILQCSNTWSSFRSWNYKNDSKHISNLGAKRSLAESEDVEK, from the exons aTGAAAAGTAATACTATCTCTAATATTAGTGTATATCCCGAGTGCAATGCTTACATAGCTAAAGGTTTTATTACTACAGATATGTcaactttaaaaatatacaataaaaaagagaaaaaaaatatatcaaatttttctataaagttttttatatttgccTTTTTAATTTGGATATTGCAATGTTCCAATACT tGGTCCTCTTTTAGATCTTGGAATTACAAAAATGACTCAAAACACATATCAAATTTAGGAGCTAAAAGATCATTAGCCGAAAGTGAAGATGTAGAAAAGCA